One Bacteroidota bacterium genomic region harbors:
- a CDS encoding 6-carboxytetrahydropterin synthase, which yields MSVQNPASSPVVYVVRRAHFCAAHRLHNPRFSEEWNRRTFGKCASPNYHGHNYVLEVVVAGTPDPDTGYVLDLGQLAQIIEEAIIQKCDHRNLNTDVDFLRGVLPSTENLAVAFWKELAPRIPRGRLYAIRLYETERNYVEYRGEAHEA from the coding sequence ATGTCCGTCCAGAATCCAGCTTCAAGCCCGGTTGTCTATGTGGTGCGCCGCGCGCACTTCTGCGCCGCCCACCGGCTCCATAATCCCCGCTTCTCCGAAGAGTGGAATCGGCGCACTTTCGGCAAGTGTGCCAGCCCCAACTATCATGGCCACAATTACGTTCTGGAGGTGGTCGTAGCCGGCACCCCAGATCCCGACACAGGCTATGTGCTGGATCTGGGCCAGCTTGCTCAGATCATTGAGGAGGCGATCATACAAAAGTGCGACCATCGCAACCTGAACACGGACGTGGACTTTCTGCGCGGCGTTTTGCCCTCGACCGAGAACCTCGCGGTGGCCTTTTGGAAAGAGCTTGCGCCTCGCATCCCCAGAGGGCGCCTGTACGCCATCCGGTTATATGAGACCGAACGCAACTACGTGGAGTATCGAGGAGAAGCACATGAAGCCTGA
- the folE gene encoding GTP cyclohydrolase I FolE, with protein sequence MKPEASRYATDNGRYEAPSPSRSEELAQLLEAAIRLLGEDPTREGLRKTPHRAARALEFLTQGYRQDPRAVLREALFEEPYNEMVIVRDIELFSLCEHHLLPFFGKAHVAYVPNGKVVGLSKIPRVVDIFARRLQLQERLTTQIRDVLQEVLQPLGVAVVIEARHLCMAMRGVQKQHSLTVTSAVSGVFEQEATRAEFMRLIRNGFH encoded by the coding sequence ATGAAGCCTGAAGCTTCTCGATATGCGACGGATAATGGGCGATACGAAGCCCCCTCGCCTTCCCGTTCAGAAGAGTTGGCCCAACTATTAGAGGCCGCTATCCGCCTTCTGGGAGAAGATCCCACCCGAGAGGGGCTGCGCAAAACCCCCCATCGGGCCGCCCGGGCGTTGGAGTTTTTGACCCAAGGTTACCGGCAGGATCCCCGGGCTGTGCTGCGGGAGGCGCTCTTTGAGGAGCCTTACAACGAGATGGTCATCGTACGCGACATAGAGCTTTTTAGCCTGTGCGAACATCATCTGTTGCCCTTCTTCGGAAAAGCCCACGTCGCCTACGTGCCCAACGGCAAGGTGGTGGGGCTGAGCAAGATCCCGCGCGTGGTCGACATCTTCGCCCGTCGCTTACAGCTGCAGGAGCGGCTCACGACTCAGATTCGCGACGTGTTGCAGGAGGTGCTGCAGCCCCTGGGTGTAGCCGTTGTAATTGAGGCTCGTCATCTGTGTATGGCTATGCGGGGTGTGCAAAAGCAGCACTCCTTGACCGTCACGAGCGCCGTCTCCGGGGTCTTTGAGCAAGAAGCCACGCGGGCCGAATTTATGCGCCTTATTCGAAACGGCTTCCACTGA
- a CDS encoding M20/M25/M40 family metallo-hydrolase, translated as MRVWATLLGVLGLFSVVQAQSALSALLGHPAVRSALAFIEREDEQTLRVQAALTEIPAPPFGEARRAAAFADSLRRLGLQEVHIDEEGNVVGFLRGRSARPLVVLSAHLDTVFPEDTDVRVRRSGNRLEAPGIADDGRGLAVIWMVAKAIQEARIPLEGTLAIVGTVGEEGIGDLRGVKYLFYRSPLRGQIDYFISVDGAGLGSLTHQALGSKRFRVTFRGPGGHSWGAFGTVNPIHALGRAVARIAEMPVPAQPRTTYNVGRIGGGTSVNSIAYEAWMEIDLRSESPQALAEAEAHLRRYIQQAVEEENAYWPRSRGRIEAEITVIGDRPSGEIPADHPIVRAAAEVITHLGASPRLGRGSTDANIPIALGIPAVTIGGGGRGGNAHALDEWYENDRGHLGVQQALLLALRLVGVVGR; from the coding sequence ATGCGCGTTTGGGCTACGCTTCTTGGCGTACTTGGACTTTTCTCCGTGGTGCAAGCGCAGTCTGCCCTTTCGGCCCTTTTGGGACATCCGGCCGTGCGTTCGGCGCTCGCCTTCATAGAGCGAGAGGACGAACAGACGCTTCGCGTGCAGGCCGCGCTCACCGAGATCCCCGCTCCGCCTTTCGGAGAAGCCCGCCGAGCCGCCGCTTTTGCGGACTCCCTTCGCCGTCTGGGGCTGCAGGAAGTGCACATCGACGAAGAGGGTAACGTAGTGGGCTTTCTGCGAGGTCGCTCCGCTCGGCCCCTGGTGGTGCTCTCGGCGCATCTGGATACGGTTTTTCCCGAAGACACGGACGTACGGGTGCGCCGCTCCGGCAACCGGCTTGAGGCGCCCGGCATCGCCGATGATGGCCGGGGTCTGGCGGTCATCTGGATGGTCGCCAAGGCCATTCAAGAAGCCCGCATCCCGCTAGAGGGTACGCTGGCCATCGTGGGCACGGTGGGGGAGGAGGGCATCGGAGACCTGCGTGGGGTCAAATACCTGTTTTACCGCTCTCCCCTCAGAGGGCAGATCGACTATTTTATCTCCGTTGACGGAGCCGGACTGGGCTCGCTCACCCATCAAGCCCTGGGCAGCAAACGCTTTCGGGTGACCTTCCGAGGACCCGGGGGGCATAGCTGGGGCGCCTTCGGCACCGTAAACCCCATCCACGCCCTGGGTCGTGCGGTGGCGCGCATCGCGGAGATGCCCGTCCCGGCGCAACCTCGCACCACCTACAACGTGGGCCGCATCGGCGGAGGCACTTCGGTGAACTCCATCGCCTATGAGGCCTGGATGGAGATCGATCTCCGCTCCGAATCTCCGCAGGCGTTGGCCGAGGCCGAGGCGCATCTACGCCGCTACATCCAGCAGGCCGTAGAGGAGGAAAACGCCTACTGGCCGCGCTCTCGGGGTCGCATAGAGGCCGAGATAACCGTTATCGGCGACAGGCCCTCTGGTGAAATCCCGGCTGATCATCCGATCGTACGCGCCGCCGCGGAGGTGATCACCCATCTGGGGGCCAGCCCTCGGCTGGGGCGCGGCAGCACGGATGCGAACATTCCGATCGCGCTCGGCATACCGGCCGTCACCATAGGCGGCGGGGGAAGGGGGGGCAACGCCCATGCCCTGGATGAGTGGTACGAAAACGATCGGGGCCACCTGGGCGTGCAACAGGCGTTGCTGCTGGCCCTTCGCTTGGTGGGGGTGGTGGGGCGTTGA
- a CDS encoding SDR family oxidoreductase — translation MAANAPTVYLTGASRGIGRAVALAFSETYPGARLALIARQAEALRQVAALAQERGAGPVYWHAGDVTKQADVDQWVQAARSRLGSADVLVLNAGWFAPGGIQETDPELFEAVLGVNLVAAFRVARAVVPDMLRRASGHVFTLCSVASIRGYPKGLAYCAAKHGLLGLTRALREELKAHGVRVTAVLPGATWTDSWAGTELPETRFMPPEDVARAIVAAYAMSARTVVEELLLRPQLGDV, via the coding sequence ATGGCCGCGAACGCGCCCACGGTCTACCTTACCGGCGCAAGCAGGGGTATCGGTCGAGCCGTTGCGCTCGCCTTCTCCGAGACCTACCCCGGAGCTCGGCTGGCCCTGATCGCGCGTCAAGCCGAGGCGCTCCGGCAGGTGGCAGCCCTGGCTCAGGAGCGCGGAGCAGGTCCCGTCTACTGGCACGCGGGAGACGTGACAAAGCAGGCGGACGTGGATCAGTGGGTCCAGGCCGCTCGCAGCCGCCTAGGTTCGGCCGACGTGCTTGTGCTAAACGCCGGATGGTTCGCTCCGGGCGGGATACAAGAGACCGATCCGGAGCTGTTTGAGGCCGTGCTCGGGGTCAACCTCGTAGCTGCCTTTCGGGTGGCGCGGGCCGTTGTGCCGGACATGTTAAGGCGGGCCTCGGGGCACGTCTTCACGCTTTGTTCCGTGGCCAGCATCCGGGGCTATCCAAAGGGCTTGGCCTACTGCGCGGCCAAGCACGGTCTGCTGGGCCTTACGCGCGCGTTGCGGGAGGAGCTCAAGGCCCACGGTGTTCGCGTAACGGCCGTGCTGCCGGGGGCCACGTGGACGGATTCCTGGGCCGGCACGGAGCTTCCGGAGACGCGTTTCATGCCGCCGGAGGACGTAGCGCGCGCTATCGTGGCCGCTTATGCCATGAGCGCGCGCACGGTGGTGGAGGAGCTCCTGCTTCGCCCCCAATTAGGCGATGTGTAG
- the secD gene encoding protein translocase subunit SecD has product MKGNLQLRWALIGLLVGLSLYFLWPTYQWGREQQKLASLRGQDSLRYVEQNRQRIQRLREKSLKLGLDLQGGMHVTLEVGVAELIRNLALERDSTLEAALQEAVQRARTGDVSIIDEFVRAFERRDPDGRLSRYFRNEAARITRTSSNAEVAAWLNKEAEEAVNRAIQIIRTRVDRFGVAEPSIQKQGTRRIVVELPGVDDEERVRNLLRGTARLEFRLMADPTELQASVQQIINFLHAEARGDTLAGDTTGLDPARHPLLSVMQPIGGVVIGAVALQDTAKVNAIFRRPEIRRLLPRGVVPLWTADAQATDPQKGPLLYLLAVREQVELTGEVLTEASVSFDPATNRPEVLMSMNAEGARIWARLTGANIGKPIAIVLDDYVYSWPTVQTRITGGRSSITGLRDLKEAEDIVIILKSGALPAPVTIVEERTVGPTLGRESIQSGLYAGLIGLLLVALFMFVYYRTGGLTANVALLLNILFILGFMAGFGATLTLPGIAGIVLTIGMAVDANVLIYERIREELDGGRTLKAAMNVGYQKAMSSIIDANLTTFFTGAILYSFGTGPIQGFAITLMAGIVSSLFTAIFVTRTIFEYMLARGRTQISFG; this is encoded by the coding sequence ATGAAAGGCAACCTACAGCTGCGTTGGGCGCTGATCGGGCTTCTGGTGGGCCTATCGCTGTACTTTCTATGGCCCACCTACCAGTGGGGGCGTGAGCAGCAGAAGCTCGCCTCTCTGCGGGGCCAAGACAGCCTGCGCTACGTGGAGCAAAACCGACAGCGCATACAGAGGCTGCGCGAGAAGTCTCTGAAGCTCGGGCTGGATCTGCAGGGGGGCATGCACGTAACGCTCGAAGTGGGGGTTGCGGAGCTGATCCGAAACCTCGCCTTAGAGCGCGACTCCACGTTAGAGGCCGCTCTCCAGGAGGCCGTGCAGCGGGCCCGGACGGGCGACGTGTCTATTATCGATGAATTCGTGCGTGCCTTTGAGCGGCGCGATCCGGACGGCCGGCTCAGCCGATACTTCCGCAATGAGGCGGCCCGCATTACGCGCACCAGCTCCAACGCCGAGGTGGCCGCCTGGCTCAACAAGGAGGCCGAGGAGGCCGTCAATCGCGCCATTCAGATCATCCGCACCCGGGTGGATCGCTTCGGAGTTGCCGAGCCCTCTATTCAGAAACAAGGCACCCGCCGGATCGTGGTCGAGCTTCCCGGGGTGGACGATGAGGAGCGCGTGCGCAACCTCCTGCGGGGCACGGCCCGTCTGGAGTTCCGGCTCATGGCGGATCCCACAGAGCTGCAGGCGTCTGTGCAGCAGATCATCAACTTCCTGCACGCCGAGGCCCGAGGCGATACGCTTGCGGGGGATACAACGGGGCTGGATCCGGCTCGACATCCCCTGCTCTCCGTTATGCAGCCCATAGGCGGGGTCGTGATCGGGGCCGTGGCCTTACAGGATACGGCCAAGGTGAACGCGATCTTCCGCCGACCCGAGATCCGGCGCCTGCTTCCGCGTGGGGTTGTGCCCTTGTGGACGGCCGATGCCCAGGCGACCGATCCCCAAAAAGGCCCCCTACTGTACTTGTTGGCCGTGCGCGAGCAGGTGGAACTCACCGGCGAGGTGCTCACGGAGGCGAGCGTGAGCTTCGATCCGGCCACCAACCGGCCCGAGGTGCTCATGAGCATGAACGCCGAGGGGGCCCGAATCTGGGCCCGCCTGACGGGGGCCAACATCGGCAAGCCCATCGCCATCGTGCTGGACGACTACGTCTACTCCTGGCCCACCGTGCAGACCCGCATCACGGGGGGGCGCTCCTCCATTACGGGGCTGCGGGATCTGAAGGAGGCCGAAGATATCGTGATCATCCTCAAATCGGGCGCCCTGCCCGCCCCGGTTACGATCGTAGAGGAGCGTACCGTGGGTCCGACGTTGGGTCGGGAGTCCATTCAATCCGGCCTCTATGCGGGCCTCATTGGGCTTTTGCTGGTGGCGCTCTTTATGTTCGTCTATTATCGCACTGGGGGCCTGACGGCCAACGTGGCGCTGCTGCTCAACATCTTGTTCATTCTGGGCTTTATGGCCGGCTTTGGGGCCACGCTCACCCTGCCCGGGATCGCCGGCATCGTGCTCACGATCGGCATGGCCGTTGACGCCAATGTGCTCATCTACGAGCGCATCCGCGAAGAGCTCGACGGCGGCCGTACGCTGAAGGCCGCCATGAACGTGGGCTATCAGAAGGCCATGAGCTCGATCATCGACGCCAACCTGACGACCTTCTTTACGGGCGCGATTTTGTACAGCTTCGGCACTGGCCCCATTCAAGGCTTTGCCATCACGCTCATGGCCGGCATCGTGTCGTCGCTGTTTACGGCTATTTTTGTGACGCGCACGATCTTCGAGTACATGCTCGCCCGCGGTCGGACCCAGATCAGCTTCGGCTAA
- the secF gene encoding protein translocase subunit SecF: protein MRFFRNPNIDFIGIRRYGYLFSGLTLVTGVLFVLIGGLHYGIDFKGGKEYIVRFDRPRGVAEVRGVLTAALGKQPEVKTYGDERTLLIRTDVEGDLNELQARIVGALERTQLDSRPQVLSTSIVGPRFAADLRRGALYSAIGSLIVIFLYIMIRFEWRYAVGALLTLAHDVLVVLGLFTILEPITPFSIEISQTIIAAFLTIIGYSVNDTVIVYDRIREYRNVFKTERLDVLINRAINATLSRTIITSGTTLLVILVLFILGGEALRGFAFALFLGIGLGTYSSIFVSSPIVYELYQYQQRKAAAVLPARAAAVRVRK from the coding sequence ATGCGGTTTTTCCGAAACCCCAACATCGATTTTATCGGCATCCGCCGCTACGGGTACCTGTTTTCGGGTCTGACGTTGGTGACGGGGGTGCTGTTTGTGCTTATCGGCGGGCTGCATTACGGCATCGACTTCAAAGGCGGCAAAGAGTACATCGTACGCTTCGATCGGCCCCGGGGCGTGGCCGAAGTACGAGGGGTTCTCACAGCGGCCCTCGGTAAGCAGCCCGAAGTGAAGACCTACGGAGATGAACGCACGCTGCTGATCCGCACAGACGTGGAGGGGGACCTCAACGAGCTCCAGGCCCGCATCGTGGGCGCGCTGGAGCGCACGCAGCTCGACAGTCGACCCCAGGTGCTCAGCACGAGCATCGTCGGACCCCGTTTCGCGGCGGACCTGCGCCGAGGGGCCCTGTATTCGGCCATCGGCTCGCTTATCGTGATCTTTCTTTACATCATGATCCGTTTCGAATGGCGCTACGCCGTCGGGGCCCTGCTTACGCTGGCGCACGACGTGCTCGTGGTGCTCGGGCTGTTTACGATCCTGGAGCCCATCACGCCCTTTTCGATCGAGATCAGCCAGACGATCATCGCCGCCTTTTTGACCATCATCGGCTATTCCGTAAACGATACGGTGATTGTCTACGATCGCATCCGGGAATATCGCAACGTGTTCAAGACCGAACGTCTTGATGTGCTCATCAATCGCGCCATCAACGCGACGCTGAGCCGCACCATCATCACCTCCGGGACCACGTTGCTTGTGATCTTGGTGCTTTTTATTTTGGGCGGTGAAGCGCTGCGGGGTTTTGCCTTTGCGCTCTTTTTGGGCATCGGACTGGGCACCTATTCCTCGATTTTCGTCTCCAGCCCTATCGTCTACGAGTTATACCAATATCAGCAGCGCAAAGCGGCCGCCGTTTTGCCGGCCCGCGCGGCGGCAGTGCGGGTGCGAAAATGA
- a CDS encoding STAS domain-containing protein: MTFDVQERYNAIVIELKGDVLGGPDGAKLIEKLHELRDQGKKNIVVDLGKVRFMNSSGLGMLIAALTTMRNAGGDLKIARATERIQSLLVVTKLITIFEHYASVEEAVASYGQVAD; the protein is encoded by the coding sequence ATGACGTTCGACGTACAGGAGCGTTACAACGCTATCGTGATCGAGCTCAAAGGCGACGTGCTCGGGGGTCCGGATGGGGCCAAGCTCATCGAAAAGCTTCATGAGCTGCGCGATCAGGGCAAAAAGAACATCGTCGTGGACCTAGGTAAAGTACGTTTCATGAACAGCTCCGGCCTGGGCATGCTCATCGCCGCTCTGACCACGATGCGCAACGCCGGCGGCGATCTCAAGATCGCCCGCGCCACGGAACGTATCCAGAGCCTGCTAGTGGTCACGAAGCTTATCACGATCTTCGAACACTACGCATCGGTCGAGGAGGCCGTGGCCAGCTACGGCCAAGTAGCCGATTGA
- a CDS encoding adenylosuccinate synthase: protein MSATVLIGAQWGDEGKGKIVDLLSPEFDIVARYQGGANAGHTVIFGDQTVVLHQIPSGIFHPHVRCVIGNGVVIDPAALLEEIQTLESLGVRTLGRLFISHMAHLIMPYHKLLDEVGEEVRGPERVGTTGRGIGPAYVDKFARTGIRVVDLLDRDVLCRKLRANLEAKNELLRRLYGREPLDVEAIIEQYVAFDRMIDPYVTNTVELLNDALEQGQRLLLEGAQGALLDVDFGTYPFVTASHPTAGGACTGLGIPPTAIRRVIGVIKAYTTRVGNGPFPTEIRGELGERLRQWGSEYGATTGRPRRTGWLDLVSLRHAVRVNGIQEIALTKLDVLDPLAEIPVCVAYRIGNKTTTVFPVDVQTLERVEPVYEVLPGWQTSTAGVTNVTALPDRARAYVAFISDWLRLPVRWISTGPKREQTIPCA, encoded by the coding sequence ATGAGCGCGACGGTGCTGATTGGCGCCCAATGGGGCGATGAGGGCAAGGGTAAGATCGTTGATCTGCTGAGTCCCGAATTCGACATCGTGGCCCGCTATCAGGGGGGTGCTAACGCGGGGCACACGGTAATCTTTGGGGATCAGACGGTCGTGCTGCACCAGATCCCGTCGGGGATCTTCCATCCCCACGTGCGCTGCGTGATCGGAAACGGAGTCGTGATCGATCCTGCGGCGCTGCTGGAGGAGATCCAGACCCTCGAATCCCTGGGCGTGCGCACCCTGGGCAGGCTGTTTATCAGCCACATGGCCCACCTGATCATGCCCTATCATAAGCTGTTGGACGAGGTGGGCGAAGAGGTGCGCGGACCGGAGCGCGTGGGCACCACAGGCCGCGGCATCGGTCCGGCCTACGTGGACAAGTTCGCCCGAACCGGCATTCGGGTTGTGGACCTGCTCGACCGGGACGTGCTGTGCCGCAAGCTGCGCGCCAACCTTGAGGCCAAAAACGAGCTGCTGCGCCGCTTGTACGGGCGGGAGCCGCTCGACGTGGAGGCCATCATCGAGCAATACGTGGCCTTCGACCGAATGATCGATCCTTATGTGACGAACACGGTCGAACTGCTCAACGACGCCCTTGAGCAGGGACAGCGCCTGCTGCTAGAGGGAGCCCAGGGGGCGTTATTGGATGTGGATTTCGGCACGTATCCGTTTGTAACGGCTTCGCATCCGACCGCCGGAGGGGCCTGCACGGGGCTGGGCATCCCCCCTACGGCCATTCGGCGCGTGATCGGCGTCATCAAAGCCTACACGACCCGCGTGGGCAACGGGCCCTTCCCGACGGAAATCCGGGGCGAGCTCGGAGAACGGCTTCGTCAGTGGGGCTCCGAGTACGGGGCCACGACGGGCCGGCCCCGCCGCACGGGGTGGCTGGATCTGGTCAGCCTGCGGCACGCCGTGCGCGTCAACGGCATACAGGAGATCGCGCTGACAAAGCTCGACGTGCTTGACCCTCTGGCCGAAATCCCTGTTTGCGTGGCCTATCGGATCGGGAACAAGACCACCACCGTCTTCCCCGTAGACGTGCAGACGCTTGAACGCGTCGAACCCGTCTACGAAGTGCTGCCCGGCTGGCAGACGAGCACAGCCGGGGTGACAAATGTTACGGCGTTGCCGGATCGGGCGCGCGCCTACGTGGCCTTCATCTCCGATTGGCTCCGGCTCCCCGTGCGCTGGATTTCCACCGGGCCCAAACGGGAGCAGACGATCCCATGTGCGTAG
- the moaA gene encoding GTP 3',8-cyclase MoaA: MNADRPVHPALVDPFGRAHTYLRISLTERCNLRCLYCMPEEGVALKPRQELLTLEEIYRLATLFVRLGVKKIRLTGGEPLVRKGVETLISWLRGIEGLQTIALTTNGLLLKERLAALHQAGLDQLNISLDTFDPVKFRLITRRSGLELVLEAIELALALGYRPKINCVVLRGINDEEVLDFVAFTRDRPVEVRFIEYMPFLGNGWSVERLVPYVELLERIQAVYELERCPEQSPHETAKRFRVPGFRGSIGFISSMTDHFCSGCNRLRITADGHLKVCLLGPHEVSLRDALRAGATEEELTALIAAAVARKQAQHAGLGDLVHVPNRPMILIGG, translated from the coding sequence ATGAACGCCGATCGGCCGGTGCATCCGGCGCTTGTCGACCCGTTTGGGCGCGCGCATACGTATCTGCGCATCTCCCTTACGGAGCGTTGCAATCTGCGCTGTCTGTACTGCATGCCCGAAGAGGGCGTGGCCCTGAAGCCTCGGCAGGAGCTGCTTACGCTAGAGGAGATCTATCGGCTGGCCACCTTGTTTGTGCGGCTCGGGGTGAAAAAAATCCGCCTCACGGGCGGCGAGCCGCTGGTGCGCAAGGGGGTCGAAACGCTCATCTCCTGGCTTCGGGGTATCGAAGGGCTGCAGACGATTGCGCTCACCACCAACGGGTTGCTCCTCAAAGAGCGGCTTGCCGCCCTGCACCAGGCGGGCTTGGATCAACTCAACATCAGCCTGGACACCTTCGATCCCGTTAAGTTTCGGCTCATCACGCGGCGCTCGGGTCTGGAGCTTGTGCTGGAGGCCATTGAGCTGGCCTTGGCCCTCGGCTACCGGCCCAAGATCAACTGCGTGGTGCTGCGCGGCATTAACGACGAGGAGGTGCTGGATTTCGTCGCCTTTACGCGCGATCGGCCCGTAGAGGTGCGCTTTATCGAGTACATGCCCTTTCTGGGCAACGGCTGGTCCGTGGAACGGCTTGTGCCGTATGTCGAGCTGTTGGAGCGGATTCAGGCCGTCTACGAACTAGAGCGCTGTCCCGAACAGAGTCCGCACGAGACGGCCAAGCGCTTTCGGGTTCCGGGCTTTCGGGGCTCGATCGGCTTTATCAGTTCCATGACAGATCACTTCTGCTCTGGCTGCAACCGGCTGCGCATCACGGCCGACGGGCACTTGAAGGTCTGTCTTCTGGGCCCGCACGAGGTCAGCCTGCGCGACGCCTTGCGCGCCGGCGCAACCGAGGAGGAGCTGACGGCGCTGATCGCCGCCGCCGTTGCGCGCAAGCAGGCCCAACACGCCGGCCTCGGCGATCTGGTGCACGTCCCTAACCGTCCCATGATCCTCATAGGGGGCTAA